The Pelodiscus sinensis isolate JC-2024 chromosome 5, ASM4963464v1, whole genome shotgun sequence genome includes a region encoding these proteins:
- the FGFBP2 gene encoding fibroblast growth factor-binding protein 2 — protein sequence MKTVIILVICCMGGLGQKQTEKRKSSAEEIHFQTKVKDSCTMNMSGNGEMKLRIECKHQGKSYWCEYTGKPSICRPFNNNPKLYWNQIVLELRKLPNACQSTLVLKPTMCQKAPTDAHMKQVVSSLKPSQNPSQQSDTANQGKSIQKPFVSLKQVKETHPGKSSAKKAGRPKPSTVPLIKPTQHEQGSENDTEAMKLAREHCWESLHTLCSYIISIFRG from the coding sequence ATGAAGACTGTCATCATTCTCGTGATTTGTTGCATGGGAGGATTaggacagaaacagacagaaaagagaaagagcAGTGCTGAAGAAATCCATTTTCAGACTAAAGTCAAAGATTCTTGCACGATGAACATGAGTGGTAATGGGGAAATGAAACTCAGAATTGAATGTAAACACCAAGGCAAGTCTTACTGGTGTGAATATACTGGCAAGCCGTCAATTTGTCGTCCATTCAATAACAACCCAAAGCTTTATTGGAACCAGATTGTCCTTGAACTTAGAAAACTCCCAAACGCTTGCCAGTCCACCCTAGTGCTGAAGCCCACCATGTGCCAAAAGGCTCCCACTGATGCTCACATGAAGCAAGTAGTTTCCAGCTTGAAGCCAAGCCAGAATCCTAGCCAGCAATCAGATACAGCCAATCAGGGAAAATCAATCCAGAAACCCTTTGTTTCTCTGAAGCAAGTTAAAGAGACCCATCCAGGGAAAAGCTCTGCCAAAAAAGCAGGGAGACCTAAACCATCTACAGTACCTCTTATAAAACCAACACAGCATGAACAAGGGTCTGAAAATGATACTGAAGCAATGAAGTTGGCACGAGAACATTGCTGGGAATCCCTGCACACTCTCTGCTCCTACATCATCAGCATCTTTAGAGGTTAA